A single region of the Brassica rapa cultivar Chiifu-401-42 chromosome A03, CAAS_Brap_v3.01, whole genome shotgun sequence genome encodes:
- the LOC103859200 gene encoding thiamine-repressible mitochondrial transport protein THI74, which translates to MSSKVWRWVLGLIYILAVAMIWIAASFVVQSVVDAGVSPFLITFICNSLFVVYLPLFEIGRYLEDAYGSILFWRSKRSHLLELVESEKDVLLGGGGVVVSSDVSEGSGVVVREEEGDGSGIESGVESVELDGSGEICAKGLDEKGRWTRMRVAKVSLVICPFWFLAQLTFNLSLKYTTVTSNTILSSSSSLFTFLVSLIFLGEKFTWVKLFSVLLCMSGTIIVSLGDSESNSTATAKNPLLGDVLSLLSAAFYAVYITLIRKKLPDDDEKNGRFSMAQLLGFLGLFNFFIFLPVALILNFTKRERFNSLTLKQLGLVVGKGLLDNVLSDYLWAKAVLLTTTTVATAGLTIQVPLAAIVDTLAGNKPSFTDYIGAAAVMVGFAGINIPAEMFCRSKETSIELEPGTSFTDPPQVVSDSIRVDSSETLAS; encoded by the exons ATGTCAAGCAAGGTATGGAGATGGGTATTGGGTCTGATCTATATACTCGCTGTTGCCATGATTTGGATTGCTGCCAGCTTCGTAGTCCAATCTGTGGTAGACGCCGGCGTTTCCCCGTTCTTGATCACTTTCATCTGCAACTCATTGTTCGTCGTTTACCTTCCTCTCTTCGAAATCGGTCGGTATTTAGAAGATGCGTATGGGAGTATACTGTTTTGGAGAAGCAAAAGGTCTCATTTGCTTGAGTTGGTTGAGTCAGAGAAGGATGTTTTGCTTGGAGGAGGTGGTGTGGTGGTGTCATCAGATGTGTCTGAAGGATCAGGTGTTGTTGTTAGAGAAGAGGAGGGAGATGGTAGTGGGATTGAATCTGGTGTGGAAAGTGTAGAGCTTGATGGTAGTGGTGAGATTTGTGCTAAAGGGTTAGATGAGAAGGGACGTTGGACAAGGATGCGTGTTGCTAAAGTAAGCCTTGTGATATGTCCGTTTTGGTTCTTGGCGCAGCTCACTTTCAATCTCTCTCTCAAGTACACAACTGTCACG TCAAATACAATCTTAAGCAGCTCGTCAAGCCTATTCACTTTTCTTGTGTCATTAATATTCTTGGGAGAGAAGTTCACGTGGGTGAAACTCTTCAGCGTTCTTCTTTGTATGTCTGGGACTATAATTGTGAGTTTGGGTGACTCAGAATCCAACTCAACTGCGACGGCTAAAAACCCTCTTCTGGGAGATGTTCTTTCGCTTCTCTCGGCGGCTTTTTACGCTGTTTACATCACTCTTATACGCAAAAAGCTTCCAGATGATGATGAAAAGAACGGCCGTTTCAGTATGGCTCAGCTTCTTGGGTTTCTAGGTCTCtttaacttcttcatcttcctaCCTGTTGCTCTGATACTCAACTTTACAAAGAGAGAACGCTTCAACTCACTCACCTTGAAACAGTTGGGTCTGGTGGTTGGTAAAG GTTTGTTAGATAATGTACTCAGTGACTATCTATGGGCAAAGGCAGTACTTTTGACGACAACCACAGTGGCAACGGCTGGGCTAACCATTCAGGTTCCATTGGCAGCCATTGTAGACACCTTAGCAGGGAACAAACCAAGCTTCACCGACTACATTGGTGCTGCAGCTGTAATGGTTGGCTTTGCAGGCATCAATATTCCTGCAGAGATGTTTTGTAGATCCAAAGAGACATCTATTGAGTTGGAACCTGGTACTTCGTTCACAGATCCTCCTCAGGTTGTGTCGGATAGCATACGAGTAGATTCTTCAGAGACCCTAGCGTCATAA
- the LOC103859201 gene encoding protein transport protein Sec24-like At3g07100 encodes MNTENQGYPNFPARPPPSSSSPFASAPPPGVPPQSGGPESVGFRPHTRPFTPSGPPMAPPVGVMRPFQSPLVSQIPGQGIRPPPPPPSSNSFPSTAYGPPGGGSFQRFPTPPPPSGPPQTQTLAGHFSPPRQPMGPPPQSLTSGVPGGYASPPGTGFQQSMPPVNPSYPGVGGPQPSFPPSSYPPQTGGFTQPPGQQNLHPSYAPPTSNVQGLAEDFNSLSLTNIPGSLEPGLDPASFPRPLDGDVEPNTFAEMYPMNCHSRYLRLTTSAIPSSQSLASRWHLPLGAVVCPLAEAPEGEEVTLIDFGSSGIIRCRRCRTYVNPYVTFTDSGRKWRCNICSMLNDVPGEYFSHLDATGRRMDLDQRPELTKGSVEIIAPTEYMVRPPMPPIYFFLIDVSFSAAKSGMLEVAAQTIKSCLDNLPGYPRTQIGFITYDSTLHFYNMKSSLSQPQMMVVSDLDDIFVPLPDDLLVNLSESRNVVEAFLDSLPLMFQNNVNVESAFGPALKAAYMVMNQLGGKLLIFQNSLPSLGAGRLKLRGDDPRVYGTEKEYTLRVAEDNFYKQMAADCTKFQIGINVYAFSDKYTDIASLGTLAKYTGGQVYYYPGFQSSIHGDKLRHELARDLTRETAWESVMRIRCGKGIRFSSYHGNFMLRSTDLIALPAVDCDKAYAMQLTLEETLLTTPTVYFQVALLYTASCGERRIRVHTAVAPVVTDLGEMYRQADTGSIVSVYTRLAIEKTLSGKLDDARNVIQQKIVKALREYRNLHSVQHRLGSRLIYPESLKFLPLYGLAICKSTPLQGGPADASLDERCAAGFTMMALPVKKLLKLLYPSLFRVDEWLLKPSADVDDLKDVLRRLPLGAESLDSRGLYIYDDGFRLVLWFGRMLSPDIAKNLLGADFAAELSRVTVQEQENGMSKKLMRLIKKVRENDPSYHPMCFLVRQGEQPREGFLFLRHLTEDQMGGSTSYVDWILQIHRQVQQNA; translated from the exons ATGAATACAGAGAATCAAGGCTATCCAAATTTTCCAGCTAGGCCTCCTCCGTCTTCCTCCTCTCCGTTTGCATCTGCTCCGCCGCCAGGTGTTCCACCTCAATCCGGTGGACCAGAGAGTGTTGGATTTAGACCACATACAAGGCCTTTCACACCTTCTGGTCCTCCAATGGCTCCACCAGTGGGTGTGATGAGGCCTTTCCAGTCTCCTTTGGTTTCTCAGATTCCAGGTCAAGGGATTAGACCTCCACCTCCACCGCCTTCGTCGAATTCGTTTCCTTCAACAGCTTATGGTCCTCCTGGTGGCGGCTCTTTTCAGCGGTTTccaactcctcctcctcctagtGGTCCACCACAAACTCAAACGCTTGCAGGTCACTTCTCGCCTCCAAGGCAACCAATGGGGCCTCCGCCACAAAGTCTGACTTCTGGGGTACCTGGAGGATATGCTTCTCCTCCTGGGACTGGTTTTCAACAGTCCATGCCTCCAGTTAATCCGTCGTATCCTGGTGTTGGTGGTCCACAGCCTTCTTTTCCTCCGTCATCATATCCTCCTCAGACGGGAGGTTTTACTCAGCCTCCAGGACAGCAGAACCTGCATCCGAGCTATGCACCTCCGACAAGCAACGTACAAGGCTTGGCTGAAGATTTCAATTCGCTGTCCCTTACAAATATTCCGGGGTCGCTTGAGCCAGGACTTGATCCAGCCTCGTTTCCAAGGCCATTGGATGGTGACGTGGAGCCAAATACGTTTGCTGAAATGTACCCCATGAATTGCCATTCCAGATATCTACGGCTGACAACTAGTGCTATACCAAGTTCACAGTCTCTGGCGTCGAGGTGGCATTTGCCTCTAGGAGCTGTGGTTTGTCCACTTGCTGAGGCTCCTGAAGGG GAGGAAGTAACACTTATTGATTTTGGATCAAGTGGCATCATCCGCTGCAGAAGATGCCGTACCTATGTGAATCCTTATGTGACCTTTACAGATTCTGGAAGAAAGTGGCGGTGTAATATTTGTTCTATGCTCAATGATG TACCTGGTGAATACTTTTCACATTTGGATGCAACTGGCCGAAGAATGGACTTGGATCAACGGCCTGAGCTGACAAAGGGCAGTGTTGAAATCATTGCTCCAACAGAATACATGGTTCGGCCTCCGATGCCACCCATCTACTTCTTCCTCATCGATGTTTCATTTTCGGCTGCTAAAAGTGGGATGCTTGAG GTTGCTGCTCAAACGATCAAGTCTTGTTTGGATAACCTGCCTGGTTATCCCAGAACTCAAATTGGATTTATTACTTATGACAGCACTTTACATTTTTACAATATGAAG TCATCTTTGAGCCAACCGCAAATGATGGTGGTTTCAGATCTAGATGATATATTTGTCCCATTACCGGATGATCTCCTTGTCAATCTATCTGAATCTAGAAATGTGGTGGAAGCCTTTTTAGACAGTCTGCCtctgatgtttcaaaataatgtCAATGTGGAATCGGCTTTTGGTCCAGCCCTCAAAGCGGCGTACATGGTTATG AACCAACTTGGTGGCAAGCTGCTAATTTTCCAGAACTCGTTACCTTCTCTGGGTGCTGGGCGGTTAAAGTTGCGCGGAGATGATCCTCGTGTCTATGGAACTGAAAAAGAATATACTTTAAGGGTAGCGGAAGACAACTTCTATAAGCAAATGGCTGCCGATTGTACCAAGTTCCAGATAGGAATTAATGTTTATGCATTCAGTGATAAGTACACTGATATTGCCTCCTTAG GGACTCTGGCTAAATACACTGGAGGACAGGTGTACTATTATCCAGGTTTCCAATCATCTATTCATGGAGATAAGTTAAGACACGAACTGGCTAGAGACCTTACAAGGGAAACTGCTTGGGAATCCGTTATGCGAATAAGATGTGGAAAAG GAATTCGTTTCTCTTCCTACCATGGGAACTTCATGCTAAGGTCTACTGACCTGATTGCTCTTCCTGCTGTTGACTGTGACAAAGCATATGCAATGCAGCTAACTCTGGAAGAGACATTGCTAACAACCCCGACGGTGTATTTCCAAGTCGCTCTACT ATATACTGCTTCTTGCGGAGAGAGGCGTATAAGGGTACACACAGCTGTTGCACCAGTGGTTACAGATCTTGGAGAGATGTATAGACAAGCAGACACCGGTTCCATTGTCTCTGTATATACTAGATTAG CAATTGAGAAAACTTTGTCCGGAAAACTGGATGATGCACGGAATGTTATACAGCAGAAGATTGTTAAAGCTCTCAGAGAGTATCGGAATCTTCACTCGGTGCAGCATCGGTTGGGGTCTAGATTAATATACCCTGAGTCTCTGAAGTTCTTGCCATTGTACGGATTGGCAATTTGCAAGTCCACTCCTCTTCAAGGTGGACCTGCTGATGCTTCACTTGACGAGCGCTGTGCGGCAGGCTTCACCATGATGGCTCTTCCTGTGAAAAAGCTATTGAAACTGTTATATCCCAGTTTATTCCGTGTTGACGAGTGGCTCTTAAAG CCATCAGCAGACGTTGATGACCTTAAGGACGTACTGAGGAGATTGCCTTTGGGTGCAGAGAGTTTGGATTCTAGAGGACTTTACATATATGATGATGGGTTTCGATTGGTTTTGTGGTTTGGCCGGATGCTTTCACCTGATATTGCTAAAAATCTTCTTGGGGCCGACTTTGCAGCAGAGCTCTCAAGG GTTACAGTGCAAGAGCAAGAGAATGGGATGTCGAAGAAGCTAATGAGGCTGATAAAGAAAGTGAGGGAGAATGATCCGTCATATCATCCCATGTGTTTCCTAGTGAGGCAAGGAGAACAACCCCGAGAAGGCTTCCTTTTCCTCCGTCATCTCACTGAAGACCAGATGGGTGGTTCTACTAGTTATGTTGATTGGATTCTGCAAATTCACCGCCAAGTCCAACAAAATGCGTGA
- the LOC103859203 gene encoding probable pre-mRNA-splicing factor ATP-dependent RNA helicase DEAH2 translates to MMMKKKSERRNLPVWGQKEEFVRTLKENQMVMVTGETGSGKTTQIPQFVLEAMMDEIPRSDDQWLIGCTQPHRVAAMTAARRVAEEMDVKLGEEVGYTVRFEDLSSPRTVLKYLTDVMLLREAMVDPLFLRYKVIIVDEVHDRSLATDLLISILNRTLISRPDLKLVVMSATLQVFNKRYFTGAPLIKVPSGRLLHPVEILYTQEPVMDYLESAISKVIQIHTCEPPGDVLVFLTGEEEIEQACSRIVRSLGDQVTVVPLYSSLPPALQHKIFDPTPPPHSVRKIIVSTNVAETSLSMDGIVYVVDPGFSKQKNYSYLTTDELWFVSRISQASAYQRAGRAGRKCFRLYTEKTFNDFMDKEIPEILRSNLVKTVLTLKRLGVEDLTYFEYIDPPSTRMLFRGMEDLFHLGAMDDQGNLTNIGHMMESLEEPL, encoded by the coding sequence atgatgatgaagaagaagtcaGAACGTAGGAATCTACCAGTATGGGGGCAAAAAGAAGAGTTTGTCCGAACATTGAAGGAGAATCAGATGGTGATGGTGACGGGTGAGACCGGAAGTGGTAAAACAACGCAGATCCCACAGTTTGTTTTAGAAGCAATGATGGATGAAATCCCTCGCTCTGATGATCAGTGGTTGATTGGGTGCACGCAGCCTCATCGAGTTGCAGCCATGACTGCGGCACGTCGTGTCGCTGAAGAGATGGATGTAAAGCTCGGGGAAGAAGTCGGTTACACAGTCCGTTTCGAGGATCTCAGTAGCCCCCGAACGGTGCTCAAGTACCTGACTGATGTAATGCTTCTGAGGGAAGCTATGGTGGATCCACTCTTTTTGAGATACAAAGTGATTATCGTTGACGAAGTTCATGATAGAAGTTTAGCCACAGATTTACTTATTAGTATTCTTAACCGCACCTTGATTAGCCGACCTGATCTTAAGCTTGTTGTTATGAGTGCAACCCTACAGGTTTTTAACAAAAGGTATTTTACAGGTGCGCCTCTCATCAAAGTCCCTTCTGGTAGGCTCCTCCATCCAGTGGAGATCTTGTACACTCAAGAACCTGTGATGGACTATCTCGAGTCTGCCATAAGCAAAGTTATCCAGATTCACACGTGTGAGCCACCTGGTGACGTTCTTGTTTTCTTGACCGGGGAAGAAGAGATTGAACAAGCTTGCAGCAGAATTGTCCGTAGTCTTGGAGATCAAGTCACAGTTGTGCCCTTGTATTCCTCTCTTCCACCAGCTTTGCAACACAAGATCTTCGATCCTACACCACCACCACATTCAGTGAGAAAGATCATCGTCTCCACCAACGTTGCTGAGACTTCTTTGTCCATGGACGGGATTGTTTATGTGGTTGATCCTGGTTTCTCCAAGCAAAAGAACTATAGTTATCTCACTACTGACGAGCTCTGGTTTGTGTCCCGAATATCACAAGCAAGTGCTTACCAGAGAGCAGGACGTGCCGGTAGAAAATGTTTTAGGCTCTACACTGAGAAGACTTTCAATGACTTCATGGATAAGGAGATTCCTGAGATACTTAGATCAAACCTTGTTAAAACAGTTTTGACTTTAAAAAGGCTAGGGGTGGAGGACTTGacatattttgaatatatagatCCTCCTTCCACTCGAATGCTCTTTCGGGGCATGGAGGATTTGTTTCATCTAGGAGCAATGGATGACCAAGGTAACTTGACAAATATAGGCCACATGATGGAGAGTTTGGAAGAGccactttga
- the LOC108871165 gene encoding probable pre-mRNA-splicing factor ATP-dependent RNA helicase DEAH3, which produces MINDCNRFLEYNSIPKLEFNPNIFLLYDDHKKWVTESRVRLEDCSSSRTVLFLRYKVIILDEVHDRSLATDLLVGILNRTLISRPDLKLVVMSATLQAFNREYFRGAPLIKVPSGRLLHPVEILYTRQPVMDYLESSISKVIEIHMCEPTGDVLVFLTGEEEIEHACSRIVRSLGDQVTVVPLYSSLPPALQHKIFDPTPPPHAVRKIIVSTNVAETSLSMDGIVYVVDPGFSKQKNYSFLTTDELWFVSRISQASAYQRAGRAGKICFRLYTENTFNDFMDGETPEILRSHLVITVLILKRLGVDDLTFFEYIDPPCTRMLLRALTDLFHRGAVDDQGNLTNIGHMMESLEEPL; this is translated from the exons ATGATCAATGACTGTAACAGATTTCTAGAATATAACTCAATCCCAAAGCTGGAGTTTAATCCCAACATCTTCTTACTGTATGACGACCATAAG aaGTGGGTTACAGAGTCCAGAGTCCGTTTGGAGGACTGCAGTAGCTCCCGAACAGTGCTCTTTTTAAGATACAAAGTGATTATCCTTGACGAAGTTCATGATAGAAGTTTAGCCACAGATTTACTTGTTGGTATTCTTAACCGCACCTTGATTAGCCGACCTGATCTTAAGCTTGTTGTGATGAGTGCTACCCTACAGGCTTTTAACAGAGAGTATTTTAGAGGTGCGCCTCTCATCAAAGTCCCTTCTGGTAGGCTCCTCCATCCAGTGGAGATCTTGTACACTCGACAACCTGTGATGGACTATCTCGAGTCTTCCATAAGCAAAGTTATCGAGATTCACATGTGTGAACCAACAGGTGACGTTCTTGTTTTCTTGACCGGGGAAGAAGAGATTGAACATGCTTGCAGCAGAATTGTCCGTAGTCTTGGAGATCAAGTCACAGTTGTGCCCTTGTATTCCTCTCTTCCACCAGCTCTGCAACACAAGATCTTCGATCCTACACCACCACCACATGCAGTGAGAAAGATCATCGTCTCCACCAACGTTGCTGAGACTTCTTTGTCCATGGACGGGATTGTTTACGTGGTTGATCCTGGTTTCTCCAAGCAAAAGAACTATAGTTTTCTCACTACTGACGAGCTCTGGTTTGTGTCCCGAATATCACAAGCAAGCGCTTACCAGAGAGCAGGACGTGCCGGTAAAATATGTTTCAGGCTCTACACTGAGAATACTTTCAATGACTTCATGGATGGGGAGACTCCTGAGATACTTAGATCACACCTTGTTATAAcagttttgattttgaaaaggctgggtgtggacgacttgacattttttgaatatatagaTCCTCCTTGCACTCGAATGCTCCTTCGGGCCTTGACCGATTTGTTTCATCGGGGAGCTGTGGATGACCAAGGTAACCTGACAAATATAGGCCATATGATGGAGAGTTTGGAAGAGCCACTTTGA